A window of Flavobacterium branchiarum genomic DNA:
TTTTGGACATGCTAGTTCCTGAATCAGCGATTGTGGTATATGTTGACGATAAAGAAGGTTACTTGCAAAAAAAAATCAGTTTTAAAAAACTTAAGGAAGTAATATTATACTCGATAAAAGAAGAAGATAGGAGGTATTTTCGTATAGCAATTCCTGAATCGATATTAGATAAAGTTGAAGATAATACTATAATTTTTTCGATTTCTACTAACTATTTCCGTCCAGATATTTTAATAGATGATGTAAGAAGAGAGAACAAATGGACACCTGAACAAATTCAAAAAGCTATAGAAGGTGATATTGGTTTCGTATTCAAAAAAGATACAATTAGGGTAAAAATGTGTCAAAAATGAGAAAATATATAATTTTAGTTTTATTGTGTGTATCATGCAATTTAAAACCCAAAAAAGAAGATCCTTGTGTAACGAAAATAGAATACATTTCGCAATTAGATATGCTTGTACCTGAATCAGCAATCAATGTCTATATTGAAGATAAAGAAGGCTTCTTACAAGAAAAATTAGCTTTTAAGGAACTTAAGGGTGTGATATTGTATTCCATAAAAGAAGAAAATCGAGAAGATTTTCATTCGTATCCTGATCTAATACCATCCAAAACAGATAATAATATTGTAATCTTAAAAATTTTAACGGCATATTTCCATCCAAATATCTATATCAAAGGTGTAAGAAGAGAAAATAAATGGACACCTGAACAAATCCAAAAAGCAATAGATGGGGATATTGGTTTCGTATTTGAGAAAGATACCATAAGGGTGAAAAAGTGTCAAAAATGAGGAAATGTATAGTTTGGCTTTCAGTATTCATAATTTCTTGTAATTTAGATAAAAATGTCAATCCAATAGTTTGTATTGAACTAATGCAATACTATGAGCCTCCAAGGCGTAATATGAGCCAACCTAGTGTGATTATTAACGTCAAAGTTGAAGATACATTAGTTTCCCAAAAAATAGAAAGAGGGCAGTTAAATGGGCTCGTCATATATTCAGTAAAAAAAGAAGATAGAAATCGCTTTTTTAGGGCTACACAAATATTAGAACAATTGTATTGTCAGTCTTAACGATAAATCCCATCACCAACCTCTTTTATAACAGTCCATTTTCCTTTACTTTTTACCAAAATTAATATGGAAGTTGTGTCGATCTCTTTATAATTAGTTGTGGTTGATTTAATAGTAAATACGGCATACTTTTTATGCCTATAATAAATTACATCTGAAAAAGAAAAAACCTTATAGTTTTCTTTAAAATCAAACTCCTCATACTTCCCTGGATCAGGGAAGTCTTTTTGTTTTATGAAAATAATATTCTGATGTTTAAAATCTTTTAAAGTCCAAAAATCATCCCTAACCCATTGATCTTTAATGTATTTACTTTCATACTTAAGTTTCATTTTCTCCCAATCCTTTTCATTGTACAAAGGCTTATCAACTCCTTCGTCTCTTTCATATTTATTGGTGGTAGGTTCAAAATAGATTTTCCCCTTAAAGATTTCAATCGTCACATTATTATTTATTTTTTCCTGAATAATCATAATCTTGTCTGAATTTTTCAAATCTAAACTTGACAGATAATCATTAAGTGGTGCTTGTTGGTCTTTTTGCACAGCACAACTGTGAAGAAATTGAATAATGATAACGATATATAACAGCTTTTTCATATTGGCTTATTTACAAAGTTTGCCTACAGGTTTTTGTTCTAGTGGGGCACCTGAACCAACAGGGTTTCCAGTTTGTTCTGACACTAAGCTATTTTCAATTTCTAAAACTAATTCATTTAACTTTCTTGTTTCTGTATTTTTATTTTCTAAGTCTGTAATCGCAGATTCGGAAAAAAACAATTCAATCATATTCTTCTGTACCTTAATCACATAATAAGGCACAATTACACTTACAAACAAAGATATTGTATATAATTCCCTGTCTTCAATAATTAATACATTAAACGTCATACATCTATCTTGCCAATTAAACAATGAGAAGTCTTGATAATTTTTTAAAGTTTTGTCATTTTCAAATTTTTCAAGAATACTCTTCCTAAGAACCTTTCCATCCTCAGTATCAAAATCACTTACTATTCGATTTAATCTTTTATATTCCTCAGTAATGAAATACTCATCTTTTTCGGTATAAGCACATATATTTCGAGGATAAAGCAAATACATTAAAATCTTATTAATCATAGCATTAAAATTAATTTCCTCCAACGTACATGTTTACGGTACTCTTTTATGTTTAAAAAATAAAAGTATACATTTAAAACAATTATAAGAAGATTGTTATTAAAAATTTGATTTAATGACACTTTAAGAAAAAGTTTTTCTATTGCATGCAAAATCTTTGTTATGATTCAGAGTGATACATGGAAACAATCATAACATTGGCACTAGTACCCAAATAGAGTTCCTGTAAAGCTAGTAGACTCAAAAAAAGACAAGACAAAATTAAGTAATTGGAACCGAAAGAAACATTTCTAAAAAAGGCAATAAAACAAAAAAAACCTTCATTCTGCACTGCCCCCAAAAAGTTATACCCAATTTTAGTAAATGTGAAGTAATTAAAGATGGTGGGATCATGCTAAATGGCAATGACTATATTGGTATCTTGAAAATCAAATATATCTCTAATCTTCTTAATTGAAAGTATTTTTATATAAATTTGAAAGTTGCAAAATCAATTTTGCAACTTTCAAATTTTATTATTTTTACCTAATAATTTGTATCGTTTTTTTAGGGCGACACAAATATTAGAACAATTGTATTGTCAGTCTTAACGATAAATCCCATCACCAACCTTTTTAATAACAGTCCATTTTCCTTTACTTTTTACCAAAATTAATATGGAGGTTGTGTCGATCTCTTTATAATTAGTTGTGGTTGATTTAATAGTAAAGACGGCATACTTTTTATGCCTGTAATAAATTACATCTGAAAAGGAAAAAACCTTATAGTTTTCTTTAAAATCAAACTCCTCATACTTCCCTGGATCAGGGAAGTCTTTTTGTTTTATGAAAATAATATTCTGATGTTTAAAATCTTTTAAAGTCCAAAAATCATCCCTAACCCATTGATCTTTAATGTATTTACTTTCATACTTAAGTTTCATTTTCTCCCAATCCTTTTCATTGTATAAAGGCTTATCAACTCCTTCATCTCTTTCATATTTATTGGTGGTAGGTTCAAAATAGATTTTCCCCTTAAAGATTTCAATCGTCACATTATTATTTATTTTTTCCTGAATAATCATAATCTTATCTGAATTTTTCAAATCTAAACTTGACAGATAATCATTAAGTGGTGCTTGTTGGTCTTTTTGCACAGCACAACTGTGAAGAAATTGAATAATGATAACGATATATAACAGCTTTTTCATATTGGCTTATTTACAAGGTTTGCCTACAGGTTTTTGTTCTAGTGAGGTACCTGAACCAACAGGGTTTCCTGTTTGTTCTGATGCTAATCTATTTCCAATTCTTAATCTCTCAGTAGTTCCATTAGGAAACTTTTTATCAAAAACTGGGGTGTTTTTTAGTCCTCCCCACGCTAAATCAGTATAAGTCTGAGCTGGTTGTACACCATAAGAAACTGGAACACCAGTTTGAAATTCTTGTAAAGCGGCACCAATTATAAAGAATACTAAAAAATTAATTTTCTTTTATTATTACATTATTAAAAAAAGCATTAAACATTGTAAAATGCCCAAATATTGAATCTTGAAAACTGATATCGTCAACGACGTAATTAAGTAATTTATGTGGAAATTTTCCATACAGAAATTTATCCTCAATTATATTTTCAATTTCTAAAACTAATTCATTTAACTCTCTTGTTTCTGTATTTTTATTTTCTAAGTCTGTAATCGCAGATTCGGAAAAAAACAATTCAATCATATTCTTCTGTACCTTAATCACATAATAAGGCACAATTACACTTACAAACAATGATATTGTATATAATTCCCTGTCTTCTATGATTGATAAATTAAACGTCATACATCTATCTTGCTGATTAAACAATGAGAAGTCTTGAAAATTTTTTAAAGTTTTGTCATTTTCAAATTTTTCAAGAATACTCTTCCTAAGAACCTTTACATCCTCAGTATCAAAATCACTTACTATTTGATTTAATCTTTTATATTCTTCAGTAATGAAATACTTATCTTTTTCGGTATAAGCACATATATTTCGAGGATAAAGCAAATACACTAAATTTATTAAAACTTTATTAATCATAACATTAAAATTAATTCCCTCCAACGTACAGGTTTACGGTACTCTTTTATGTTTAAAAAATAAAAGTATACATTTAAAACAATTATAAGAAGATTGTTATTAAAAATTTGATTTAATGACACTTTAAGAAAAAGTTTTTCTATTGCATGCAAAATCTTTGTTATGATTCAGAGTGATACATGGAAACAATCATAACATTGGCACTAGTACCCAAATAGAGTTCCTGTAAAGCTAGTAGACTCAAAAAAAGACAAGACGAAATTAAGTAATTGGAACCGGAAGAAACATTTCTAAAAAAGGCAATAAAACAAAAAACCCCTTCATTCGAAGAGGTTTTTTGTTTTATCCACTAAAGTGAATTTTAACAGTAAAGATATAAGAGTCTTAGTGTATTAGAAAAATACGAAATCTCAGAAGTGGTGAATTTTTTATTTTCTTTAATCAGTCTACAATTATTTTTAAACTCAAAAAAGACTTCTTGATGCTGAACAGGAAATTTTTTATTTAAAAAATCTGAAATATTAGACGTCGTTTTTTCGATAGTTTCATCATATTTTGTACTGTTTGTTAATTGTTTTAAAGTCATTGCAGTATCCAAATCTATAAAATCCTTTGCAATAGCAGTGTTTTCTGGTTTTGTCTCCGCAATTGTTGTTATAATTGCAGTTGCTAAAGCATCATCGAAAGCGGTAAATTCATCTATTTTATGAAGGCTTAAAATATGTGCTCGTAATTTTGAATGGTAATTCAAAGCGTCTTTTTTAAAATCAAAACTACCTTTAAATTTTTTAGTTTCATCAGCAATCTTCAAACAAAAAGTATTGTAATTACCCAGAACATCATTAAGATTTTTTAACTGACCATAATTAGAACTGTTTTTTACATAATCTGCAATATTAATAAATAGACTTACTAAATTATTGAAATTTGGTGTATTAGGTTTAGTTTCTTTAATTGCTAAAGAAGCTGCTTTATAAATACTCATATCCGTTAATTTCCCATCATATTTACCTGGCTGTAAATGATTAAGCGAATTGATTTCATTTTTCTTTTTGTTTAAAAAACGAACAACATCTGTATCTTTAAATCTAGCAGGGAGTGGCGTGTAAACAATCTCTTTTTTCTCAACAGATATTGCAGCTTTCTTTTTATTTGAAATTAAAGCATCTGCAATTTCGTTTTTAGGATCAATGCTTTTAAGATTAGTTGCAATTTCATCAGTTGTCGTAAAATCTCTTAAAACATTATATGATTGTAAAATATTTTCTTGTATTGCGATATAGTATTTTTTATTCTTTTTGTCTTCTAAATTAGTGATTGATTTAGCTTCCGTTTTCCAGATATCAATAGCCTCATTCACTTTAAGAGCGTCAACAGGGTCGATTCCGGTTTTGATTAATTCAGACGCTTTGTTAAAATTATCCCCATTGAATTCTTTATCTTCTTTTAGGTAATTAAAAGCACGTTGCACATATTGGCCGTGAGCTAGAAATTTACTTTTAAGAATACCACCAACTTTAAGCTGCAATTTAAGTAGTTGTATATCATCAACTACTTTAATCTCTGATTTTCTGGGAAGACTTTGGTTTTGTTGGTTTCTGTATTGATTTGCTTCAAAATCTGACAAATCAGACAATACAAGCGTAGTATTTAGATTGTTTGGGTAATCTAAACCTGCCAGATTAGAATTAAACCCTTTTATGTTAGCAACAGGATTGACAAGATCACAATCTCCTAACTTAATTTCATGAACATCAAAGACACCCTTTTCTGGATCAATCAGAAGCAAATTTGCATAAATATGAGAAACTACAACAACTTTATTCTTTAAATCGTTTTTAACTATATGAAGAGTTGCAGGCTGATACTTGTACTCCAAAAGCGCTACAAGTTTTGGAAATCCTAAATTATTATTAATAAAATCGTTGTGCAAAATTGTTTGATCTGCTACATAATAACGCATCGTTTGATCTGTGAAAAATTCACGATCTGTTGAGTTATAAAGAAACCCAACTTCAATAGGATTTTCTTTTAAGAATAATGAAGGCTGAATTTCTTTTCTAACATTAAGGTTATCCCATCTTATTTTTTGTGCGTTTAAGAAAATTGAGAATAAAAGGAATGGTAAGAGTAGTTTTATTTTCATATTGAAAATTATTAAAAATTAAATAAAAATTTACGTGCTTAATAAAGGATTACTTTTCAACGAAAAGCTATAAAACCAAAAAAACCTCTTTTTTCGAAGAGGTTTTTGTACCCGGAGCCGGAGTCGAACCGGCACGGTTTCCCACAGGTGTTTGAGACCAGCGCGTCTACCAATTCCGCCATCCGGGCTTAGCAGACGAAAAAACAATCTTTTTATGAATTATAAATTGATTATCTTAACGCAATAGAATAAGTAATTATGATGTCATAACTGTGCTTATTCCTTTAACACGGTGCAAATGTAAAAAATAATTTTACATTTTCTACTAAAAATACTTAATTTTTTACTTTCAATCTTCAATAAATTTCATAAATTTGCAGCTCGTTAAAACGACACACACACAACTAACTACAAAACAACAAATTATAATGTCGCACCAAGAACCAGAAGCTAAAATTTTTGCGTGTTCAAAAAGTGTTTATCTTGCCGAAAAAATTGCAGCGCAATACGGAATACCGTTAGGTAAGGTTACAATGTCAACTTATAGTGATGGCGAATTTCAGCCATCATATGAAGAGTCTATCAGAGGACTACGTGTATTTATTGTTTGTTCAACTTTTCCAACTGCAGATAATTTGATGGAATTGTTACTTATGATTGATGCTGCAAAGCGTGCATCGGCTAGACATATTACAGCTGTCGTGCCTTATTTTGGTTGGGCAAGACAAGATCGAAAAGACAAACCAAGAGTACCGATTGGTGCTAAATTAGTAGCCAATTTATTAGATGCTGCAGGAGCAACAAGAATCATGACAATGGATTTGCATGCAGATCAAATTCAAGGATTCTTTGAAAAACCAGTAGATCACCTTTTTGCCTCTACAATCTTTTTACCATACGTAGAAAGTTTAGGCTTAGAGAATTTAACAATCGCTTCCCCAGATATGGGAGGTTCTAAAAGAGCTTATGCGTATTCTAAGTTTTTAGAATCAGATGTAGTGATTTGTTACAAACAAAGAAAAGTTGCCAATGTTATCGACACCATGGAATTAATTGGTGAAGTAAAAGGTAGAAACGTAATATTAGTAGACGACATGATCGATACTGGTGGTACTTTAGCGAAAGCAGCAGATTTAATGATCGAAAAAGGAGCATTAAGCGTTAGAGCTATTTGTACACATGCTATTTTGTCTGGAGATGCTTACGAGAAAATAGAGAATTCTAAATTAA
This region includes:
- a CDS encoding ribose-phosphate pyrophosphokinase is translated as MSHQEPEAKIFACSKSVYLAEKIAAQYGIPLGKVTMSTYSDGEFQPSYEESIRGLRVFIVCSTFPTADNLMELLLMIDAAKRASARHITAVVPYFGWARQDRKDKPRVPIGAKLVANLLDAAGATRIMTMDLHADQIQGFFEKPVDHLFASTIFLPYVESLGLENLTIASPDMGGSKRAYAYSKFLESDVVICYKQRKVANVIDTMELIGEVKGRNVILVDDMIDTGGTLAKAADLMIEKGALSVRAICTHAILSGDAYEKIENSKLSELIVTDSIPLKKESKKIRVLSCAPLFAEVMHMVHHNNSISGKFIM